One window from the genome of Gimesia aquarii encodes:
- the pstA gene encoding phosphate ABC transporter permease PstA: MIETPDQPLFRPQSRLQNQCATVVVWLMAGLVSSLFVWLLGDILWHGIGQLSWGFLTEPPRNAGRAGGIGPIIVSTLLILTVCMAAALPLGVGTAVFLAEFTPIENLFGRMVRRSLDVLAGVPSIVFGLFGNAFFCVYLGMGFSILSGGLTLACMVLPILIRSTEEGLRSVPHEYRLGAAALGISRTTTLIHLLLPAAMPGLIVGLVLGIGRALAETAALIFTSGYVDRMPSSLMDSGRSLSIHIFDLSMNVAGGDPNAYASALILIIMLIVINVVASWTASRWLHRRIFTI, encoded by the coding sequence ATGATTGAAACGCCAGACCAGCCCCTTTTCAGACCACAGTCACGTCTTCAGAATCAGTGCGCAACCGTGGTTGTCTGGTTGATGGCGGGTCTCGTCAGCAGCCTGTTTGTGTGGCTGCTCGGCGACATTCTCTGGCACGGGATTGGCCAACTCTCCTGGGGGTTTTTGACAGAACCACCTCGCAATGCCGGGCGAGCTGGTGGAATTGGCCCCATCATTGTTTCGACATTGCTGATTCTTACTGTTTGCATGGCAGCAGCCTTGCCACTGGGAGTCGGTACTGCTGTCTTCCTGGCGGAGTTCACGCCGATAGAAAATCTGTTCGGTCGTATGGTTCGTCGCAGTCTTGACGTACTGGCTGGCGTGCCTTCGATTGTGTTCGGCCTGTTTGGCAACGCATTCTTTTGTGTCTATTTAGGGATGGGGTTTTCAATCCTCTCTGGCGGACTTACTTTAGCCTGCATGGTGCTACCGATATTGATTCGCTCGACTGAAGAAGGACTGCGATCTGTTCCCCATGAATATCGTCTGGGAGCGGCAGCGCTTGGAATTTCGCGCACTACAACACTGATTCACTTACTTTTGCCAGCAGCCATGCCGGGATTGATTGTGGGTCTGGTCCTGGGCATCGGGCGAGCACTCGCTGAAACGGCGGCATTGATCTTTACAAGCGGATATGTGGATCGCATGCCAAGTTCACTGATGGACTCAGGCCGTTCGCTGTCGATTCACATTTTCGATCTTTCCATGAATGTCGCCGGCGGAGATCCCAACGCTTATGCCTCTGCGTTAATTCTCATCATCATGCTGATCGTGATTAATGTTGTTGCATCTTGGACAGCAAGTCGATGGTTGCACAGGAGAATATTCACCATATGA
- a CDS encoding phosphate ABC transporter ATP-binding protein codes for MNDSRERDKKEHTCDRSAFTVSPLQAGPPCCVPEPFIYVNNLSLSYGNQRVLEDVSLIINRGCITALIGPSGCGKTSFLSSLNRLSDLVPNCHVEGSIKIGSLDVYASSTDVMALRLQVGMISQKPNPFPLSIQRNIELPLREQGMRNRRQRNAVVESVLQDTGLWDEVKDRLDAPALSLSGGQQQRLCIARALALQPQVLLLDEPCSALDPMATEVIEKLISSFSGRFTIIVVTHNLAQARRISDYAAFFWMKNGTGQLVEHGPSNQIFDTPQEALTDAYVNGRSG; via the coding sequence ATGAATGATTCCAGAGAGCGAGACAAAAAGGAACACACGTGTGATCGGAGTGCGTTTACAGTGAGTCCTCTCCAGGCTGGCCCCCCCTGTTGTGTCCCGGAGCCATTCATCTACGTTAACAATCTATCTCTGAGCTACGGTAATCAGCGAGTTTTAGAAGATGTTTCGCTCATCATCAATCGTGGTTGTATCACCGCTTTGATCGGACCCTCCGGTTGTGGGAAGACGAGCTTCCTGAGCAGTTTGAATCGTTTGTCGGATTTGGTTCCCAACTGTCATGTCGAAGGAAGTATCAAGATCGGCTCTCTTGACGTGTATGCGTCTTCTACTGATGTGATGGCACTTCGCTTGCAAGTCGGTATGATTTCTCAAAAACCGAACCCGTTTCCTCTCTCGATCCAACGAAATATTGAGTTGCCACTGCGCGAGCAAGGCATGCGCAATCGCAGACAACGTAACGCAGTTGTGGAATCGGTACTGCAGGACACCGGGTTATGGGATGAGGTCAAAGACCGGCTCGATGCACCAGCCCTTTCACTTTCCGGTGGTCAACAGCAGCGTCTGTGTATTGCGCGTGCCCTGGCATTGCAACCACAGGTTCTGTTGCTGGACGAACCGTGTAGCGCATTGGACCCTATGGCAACCGAAGTCATCGAAAAGCTCATCTCCAGCTTCAGCGGTCGTTTTACAATCATTGTTGTCACCCATAATCTCGCACAAGCACGGCGCATCTCAGATTATGCGGCCTTCTTCTGGATGAAAAACGGCACCGGACAATTAGTCGAACACGGCCCGAGCAATCAAATTTTTGATACCCCACAAGAAGCTTTAACTGATGCCTACGTAAATGGAAGATCAGGTTAG
- a CDS encoding BlaI/MecI/CopY family transcriptional regulator, which translates to MEKKRKRELAAREQQIMDVLYQLEKASVAEVREKLTDPPSYSAVRTMIGQLERKGFVRRDRSGVKHIYSPVKSKRTASRSALRSVMETFFPKSPGNALAALIDDSAKTLTEEDLDRLEQAIKRARKEGR; encoded by the coding sequence ATGGAAAAGAAGAGAAAACGCGAATTGGCAGCGCGCGAACAACAAATCATGGATGTTTTATATCAACTCGAAAAGGCATCTGTGGCTGAAGTACGCGAAAAACTGACAGACCCTCCAAGTTATTCAGCCGTCAGAACCATGATCGGGCAACTTGAACGTAAAGGCTTCGTACGCCGTGATCGCAGTGGTGTGAAGCATATCTATTCTCCTGTAAAGTCCAAGCGCACAGCCAGCCGTTCTGCACTACGGAGTGTAATGGAAACATTCTTTCCGAAGTCGCCTGGCAATGCCTTAGCGGCACTCATTGACGATTCAGCAAAAACTCTGACTGAGGAAGACCTGGATCGATTAGAGCAGGCCATCAAACGCGCCCGTAAAGAAGGCAGATAA
- a CDS encoding outer membrane protein assembly factor BamB family protein codes for MSATVLRVTHSVWFCFLSILVTTAPVQAEDWPTWRKNAQRTAVTSEQLPDALHLQWSRDLGPLKPAWPEDPRIQFDAHYEPVIVGQTLFVGSSRNDSVRAFDLATGKQKWLFYANGPVRFAPIVSGKNVYFAADDGHFYCLNADDGTLKWKFRAAPNNRKALANERLSSVWPIRGGAVLSDGKIYFTCGVWPFEGTFLYTLDAQTGKAIKAPQPEIKTLKDLTPQGYLVKNQDRLLIPCGRSIAACLDLKTDQFISHSYGSRATNYHVSSIGPYIFHGGSTFQMDTKKEYKVSARHPVLTDDFVYFGTGGNIVAYDLKNPKIVKSKDRRGKDVTNTVLNQLWNLPLQKLHEIPKEQYAEWIKTHPAQLDLKAGNRLYGHQADKVFALDLSEDGKGATVSWSQTVKGKPATMIAANGKLVVVTQGGNLICFSDKQAEPQSFPKDNHELATKQSDWTDKTKQLLQLTKPDNGYCLVLGTGSGQLIEELIQQSKLTIIAVEPDKTKVEQLRTKFDSVGVYGSRVVVHHGDPLKFELPAYMAELILSEDLSILGKTPDSKVWQTIFKSLRPYGGKACLELADNAYTQLSTMVTNKQLPQADLKRANGFALLSRIGALPGAANWTHEYGDASNTLMSRDELVKAPLGVLWFGGPAGHGDLFYNRHDWGPSMAVIEGRMFLQGPGKLTAVDVYTGRILWQIPLEETSEDNPGRRGQGYNKKVVGHHFIAIKDGLYLVTSQNTCRRIDPATGKTLTVMKLPNPEDKWGRIRIHKDLMLTSAFRISKKIGEKYGKLPLELVAMNRHTGKVVWTHKADLSFPVVSLSGDRIYVFDGALKDLYTDWKRRGEIPEALSERYIKAIDVKTGKELWKHQTDVVGTWLSYSDKKDVLLITNRDSISAFRGKDGSELWKKYAKGRGFRGHPETLWDKIIVWNDRILDQRGPGMSYDLETGEPILRTNPITGKPIPWEFTKDGHHCNYAIASPHLMTFRAASAGFCDIDSTNTSRLEGFRSGCRNSLIPANGVLNSPNMAHGCSCGYSLFTSMALTHVPESEVWSYSALALNAKKDQVQKLGVNLGAPGDRQAENGTLWLDHPNVGGSSPVVSIKLSGKSPSYFHKHSAFVEEGDLKWVAASGAEGASSLKTTLSSTPTKEKAYSVRLYFLEPDEKQPGERVFDVSLQGKPVLRELDIVKEANGANRAIVREFKGVLASNSLDIELKAIKGRTLLSGVEIVVEE; via the coding sequence ATGTCTGCTACTGTTTTGCGTGTGACTCATTCTGTATGGTTCTGCTTTTTGAGTATTCTCGTCACCACAGCTCCGGTACAAGCCGAAGACTGGCCCACCTGGCGGAAAAACGCGCAGCGTACAGCGGTGACTTCCGAACAACTACCAGATGCCTTGCATCTGCAATGGTCACGGGATCTGGGACCGCTCAAGCCGGCCTGGCCGGAAGATCCGCGCATTCAATTTGACGCACACTATGAACCAGTCATCGTCGGTCAGACATTGTTCGTCGGATCATCTCGAAATGATTCCGTAAGAGCCTTTGACCTTGCTACCGGAAAGCAGAAGTGGCTGTTCTACGCCAACGGCCCGGTTCGATTCGCCCCCATCGTTTCCGGAAAGAATGTGTACTTTGCCGCCGACGATGGTCATTTTTATTGTCTCAATGCAGATGATGGCACGTTGAAATGGAAGTTTCGTGCGGCGCCCAACAATCGAAAAGCTCTGGCAAACGAACGTCTCTCTTCCGTCTGGCCTATCCGCGGTGGTGCCGTACTGTCAGACGGTAAGATTTATTTCACTTGTGGTGTCTGGCCTTTCGAAGGCACCTTCCTTTACACATTGGACGCACAAACCGGCAAAGCAATCAAAGCACCTCAACCGGAAATCAAAACACTTAAGGATCTCACACCTCAGGGGTATCTTGTCAAGAATCAAGATCGACTGTTGATCCCCTGTGGACGCTCCATCGCAGCCTGCCTCGATCTTAAGACCGATCAATTTATCTCACATTCATATGGCAGCCGTGCCACTAATTATCATGTTTCCTCCATTGGCCCCTACATTTTTCATGGCGGTTCCACATTCCAGATGGACACCAAAAAAGAGTATAAAGTTTCTGCCCGTCATCCGGTGTTGACTGACGATTTTGTATATTTTGGTACTGGTGGAAATATCGTCGCTTATGATTTAAAAAACCCGAAGATTGTAAAATCGAAAGACCGACGGGGAAAGGATGTCACCAACACCGTACTCAATCAACTTTGGAATCTGCCTCTACAAAAGCTGCATGAGATCCCCAAAGAACAATACGCTGAATGGATCAAAACACACCCAGCGCAGCTCGATTTGAAAGCCGGTAATCGACTCTACGGTCATCAAGCCGACAAGGTTTTTGCCCTTGATCTGTCTGAGGATGGCAAAGGGGCTACGGTCAGCTGGAGTCAGACTGTGAAAGGCAAACCCGCAACGATGATTGCTGCCAACGGTAAACTGGTGGTTGTCACTCAAGGGGGAAACCTGATCTGTTTCAGTGACAAGCAGGCTGAACCACAATCCTTCCCTAAAGACAATCATGAGTTGGCTACGAAACAAAGCGATTGGACAGACAAAACCAAACAGTTACTGCAACTGACGAAACCCGATAACGGATATTGCCTCGTGCTGGGAACCGGAAGCGGGCAATTGATAGAGGAACTGATTCAGCAATCAAAGCTGACCATCATTGCCGTCGAACCAGACAAAACCAAAGTCGAACAATTACGAACCAAATTTGATTCCGTGGGCGTTTATGGATCGCGCGTCGTTGTGCATCACGGGGATCCTCTAAAGTTTGAACTGCCTGCCTATATGGCTGAATTAATCCTTTCAGAGGATTTATCCATACTTGGCAAAACACCAGACTCAAAAGTTTGGCAAACGATCTTTAAATCGCTACGCCCCTATGGTGGTAAAGCGTGTCTTGAGTTGGCTGACAACGCCTACACTCAACTTTCGACAATGGTTACCAACAAACAACTACCACAAGCGGACCTGAAACGAGCTAATGGGTTCGCGCTCCTGTCGCGTATCGGCGCATTGCCCGGAGCCGCTAATTGGACACACGAGTACGGCGATGCATCTAACACGCTGATGTCGCGCGATGAGCTGGTCAAAGCGCCGCTGGGAGTGCTTTGGTTCGGTGGACCTGCCGGGCATGGAGATTTGTTTTACAATCGTCATGACTGGGGGCCCAGTATGGCGGTGATCGAAGGCCGCATGTTTCTACAGGGTCCCGGAAAATTAACGGCCGTTGATGTCTATACCGGTCGCATTCTCTGGCAAATTCCGTTGGAAGAAACATCCGAAGATAACCCCGGACGTCGTGGACAAGGTTACAATAAAAAAGTGGTCGGCCATCATTTTATTGCCATCAAAGACGGTCTCTATCTGGTGACAAGCCAGAATACGTGTCGGCGAATCGATCCGGCAACCGGTAAAACTTTAACTGTGATGAAACTACCCAACCCGGAAGACAAATGGGGACGGATTCGTATCCATAAAGATCTCATGTTGACTTCCGCCTTTCGAATTTCCAAAAAAATTGGCGAGAAATACGGTAAGCTACCACTGGAATTAGTAGCGATGAATCGCCACACCGGTAAGGTCGTCTGGACACACAAGGCCGATCTAAGTTTTCCTGTGGTCTCATTGAGTGGCGACCGCATCTATGTCTTTGATGGCGCCCTGAAAGACCTCTATACCGACTGGAAGCGACGAGGCGAAATTCCCGAAGCACTGTCAGAGCGATACATCAAAGCCATTGACGTAAAAACGGGGAAAGAATTATGGAAACACCAGACCGACGTTGTGGGTACCTGGTTATCATATAGCGACAAGAAAGATGTGCTGCTCATTACAAATCGTGACAGTATTTCTGCATTCCGAGGCAAAGATGGCTCAGAACTTTGGAAAAAGTACGCCAAAGGCCGAGGCTTTCGCGGACACCCTGAAACATTGTGGGACAAGATCATCGTTTGGAACGATCGTATTCTGGATCAGAGAGGTCCAGGTATGTCATACGATCTGGAAACTGGTGAACCGATTCTCCGCACCAATCCCATCACGGGAAAACCGATTCCCTGGGAATTTACAAAGGATGGACATCACTGTAACTATGCCATTGCCAGTCCACACTTGATGACCTTCCGTGCGGCCTCCGCGGGATTCTGTGACATTGACAGTACCAATACTTCCCGGCTGGAAGGTTTCCGCAGTGGGTGCCGAAACAGTCTGATTCCCGCGAACGGTGTACTCAACTCACCCAACATGGCCCATGGTTGCAGTTGTGGTTATTCACTCTTCACATCGATGGCACTGACACACGTGCCGGAATCCGAAGTCTGGAGTTACAGCGCACTGGCTCTTAACGCAAAGAAAGATCAAGTGCAAAAACTGGGGGTTAACCTGGGGGCCCCTGGTGACAGACAAGCAGAGAACGGCACACTCTGGCTCGACCATCCCAACGTGGGAGGCTCATCGCCGGTGGTCTCAATAAAATTGAGTGGCAAGAGCCCAAGCTACTTCCACAAGCATTCAGCATTCGTGGAAGAAGGCGACCTGAAGTGGGTCGCCGCTTCGGGAGCTGAAGGGGCCTCTTCTCTGAAAACCACGCTCTCTTCAACACCAACAAAAGAAAAAGCCTATTCTGTCCGCCTCTACTTCCTGGAACCAGATGAGAAACAACCGGGTGAACGTGTATTCGATGTTAGCTTGCAAGGCAAACCAGTACTGCGAGAATTGGATATCGTCAAAGAAGCCAATGGTGCTAACCGCGCCATTGTTCGTGAATTCAAAGGCGTTCTGGCCTCTAACAGCCTGGATATCGAACTGAAAGCGATCAAGGGAAGAACTCTGTTATCAGGTGTAGAAATTGTGGTTGAGGAATAG